A genome region from Arachis duranensis cultivar V14167 chromosome 6, aradu.V14167.gnm2.J7QH, whole genome shotgun sequence includes the following:
- the LOC107494293 gene encoding uncharacterized protein LOC107494293 isoform X1, with the protein MATVFRTPILRPPILPPRSSSSSAAAATKPSCVAFPSFRQTATRRRTTLPLTTLRFPSIPSLRFTKFAPSAFEGDTEFSPQVQEPEVQLEDGAVDVEDSAGHNEVSEADESEESSPLQEVLQTYKEAVANNNEAIVAELESYLKSIEDEKIGLERKIASISAELSIEKDRILRISADFDNFRKRTERDRLSLVTNAQGEVMESLLPVLDNFERAKTQIKVETEGEEKINNSYQSIYKQFMEILTALGVEPVETVGKPFDPLLHEAIMREDSTEFEDDIIIQEFRKGFKLGDRLLRPSMVKVSAGPGPAKPEQAQQVEQVASENSEALKENNGSTETESS; encoded by the exons ATGGCCACTGTCTTTAGAACCCCCATTCTCCGGCCACCTATCCTGCCGCCGcgctcctcctcctcttctgcCGCCGCCGCCACCAAGCCCTCATGCGTTGCCTTTCCCTCTTTCAGACAAACTGCTACCCGCAGAAGGACCACTTTGCCCCTCACCACTTTGCGGTTCCCTTCAATTCCTTCCCTGCGCTTCACGAAGTTCGCCCCTTCCGCTTTCGAAGGAGACACCGAGTTCTCGCCTCAAGTTCAAGAGCCTGAGGTTCAGCTTGAG GATGGTGCTGTTGATGTAGAGGACAGTGCTGGCCATAATGAGGTTAGCGAGGCTGATGAAAGTGAGGAATCTTCACCCTTGCAAGAGGTACTGCAAACTTACAAAGAAGCGGTAGCTAATAATAATGAAGCCATAGTTGCTGAGCTGGAATCATATTTGAAGTCCATTGAAGATGAGAAAATAGGTCTTGAAAGGAAAATAGCTTCGATATCTGCAGAGTTATCAATAGAGAAGGATAGGATTCTAAGGATTAGTGCAGACTTTGACAATTTCCGGAAGAGAACCGAGAGAGATCGCCTTTCTCTGGTCACTAATGCACAGGGGGAAGTTATGGAGAGCTTGTTGCCTGTATTGGATAATTTTGAGAGAGCAAAAACTCAGATCAAGGTGGAGACAGAAGGAGAGGAGAAAATAAACAACAGCTATCAGAGCATATATAAACAGTTCATGGAAATTCTTACTGCACTTGGAGTTGAACCAGTTGAGACAGTTGGAAAACCCTTTGATCCATTG CTACATGAAGCAATTATGCGCGAGGATTCAACTGAGTTTGAGGATGACATCATAATCCAAGAATTTAGGAAAGGTTTTAAACTTGGTGACCGACTTTTGCGACCATCAATGGTGAAGGTATCAGCTGGTCCGGGACCTGCAAAGCCTGAGCAAGCTCAGCAAGTGGAGCAAGTCGCAAGTGAAAATTCTGAGGCTCTTAAAGAAAACAATGGTAGTACAGAAACAGAGTCTTCTTGA
- the LOC107494293 gene encoding uncharacterized protein LOC107494293 isoform X2 yields the protein MATVFRTPILRPPILPPRSSSSSAAAATKPSCVAFPSFRQTATRRRTTLPLTTLRFPSIPSLRFTKFAPSAFEGDTEFSPQVQEPEVQLEDGAVDVEDSAGHNEVSEADESEESSPLQEVLQTYKEAVANNNEAIVAELESYLKSIEDEKIGLERKIASISAELSIEKDRILRISADFDNFRKRTERDRLSLVTNAQGEVMESLLPVLDNFERAKTQIKVETEGEEKINNSYQSIYKQFMEILTALGVEPVETVGKPFDPLARKPVGSKFNQLFQTLNQAYSGFMKTWIRF from the exons ATGGCCACTGTCTTTAGAACCCCCATTCTCCGGCCACCTATCCTGCCGCCGcgctcctcctcctcttctgcCGCCGCCGCCACCAAGCCCTCATGCGTTGCCTTTCCCTCTTTCAGACAAACTGCTACCCGCAGAAGGACCACTTTGCCCCTCACCACTTTGCGGTTCCCTTCAATTCCTTCCCTGCGCTTCACGAAGTTCGCCCCTTCCGCTTTCGAAGGAGACACCGAGTTCTCGCCTCAAGTTCAAGAGCCTGAGGTTCAGCTTGAG GATGGTGCTGTTGATGTAGAGGACAGTGCTGGCCATAATGAGGTTAGCGAGGCTGATGAAAGTGAGGAATCTTCACCCTTGCAAGAGGTACTGCAAACTTACAAAGAAGCGGTAGCTAATAATAATGAAGCCATAGTTGCTGAGCTGGAATCATATTTGAAGTCCATTGAAGATGAGAAAATAGGTCTTGAAAGGAAAATAGCTTCGATATCTGCAGAGTTATCAATAGAGAAGGATAGGATTCTAAGGATTAGTGCAGACTTTGACAATTTCCGGAAGAGAACCGAGAGAGATCGCCTTTCTCTGGTCACTAATGCACAGGGGGAAGTTATGGAGAGCTTGTTGCCTGTATTGGATAATTTTGAGAGAGCAAAAACTCAGATCAAGGTGGAGACAGAAGGAGAGGAGAAAATAAACAACAGCTATCAGAGCATATATAAACAGTTCATGGAAATTCTTACTGCACTTGGAGTTGAACCAGTTGAGACAGTTGGAAAACCCTTTGATCCATTG GCACGGAAACCAGTTGGCTCGAAATTCAATCAACTTTTTCAAACACTTAATCAAGCTTATTCAGGTTTCATGAAGACCTGGATTCGTTTTTAA